One window from the genome of Amphiprion ocellaris isolate individual 3 ecotype Okinawa chromosome 23, ASM2253959v1, whole genome shotgun sequence encodes:
- the LOC111576699 gene encoding E3 ubiquitin-protein ligase TRIM39-like, producing MADPLDVHQFCCSICLEPYTDPVSIPCGHNFCKLCIGSYWDTSELSCCPLCKEKFYKRPELRINYSFREVVNHFKSATPSPLVSRKGSEARAGEVPCDVCTDVKLKAKKSCLVCMASYCEIHLEPHNTAAALSRHKLVEPIRNLEDRICKKHEKVLELFCKEEERFICQICAQTDHRRHQVVTAEVASQQKMENAQRQMETSIKVFTSVMNSIQKTHKDLMKEIKVRHDAEQKRFEELIAELRKEIDELEKKNVELQQLSHIEDHISLLQAFSEAHTLPPTQNWPSIPVNEVDFLDYIRTSLISAKEFIKTEIKQQEVTELKKLQKYAVDVTIDADTAGPWLLVSEDGKQVRQSPKKHKIPTSMARFTEDTFAVATQAFSTGRHYWEVGVKGKSNWLLGVASSSLRRNEHIVPCPDNGLWTLSHQDGGKYCALTKNPFPLMLSLPPQRVGVFVDYEERQVSFFNVLAKTHIYTFTGCKFTGRIYPIFDPCLAAEKKEVAPLEIMIVEITK from the exons ATGGCAGACCCACTGGATGTGCACCAGTTCTGCTGCTCCATCTGTCTGGAGCCTTACACCGACCCGGTCTCGATTCCGTGCGGACACAACTTCTGCAAGCTCTGCATCGGGAGCTACTGGGACACCTCAGAGCTGAGCTGCTGCCCCCTGTGCAAGGAGAAGTTTTACAAGAGACCCGAGCTTCGGATCAACTACTCCTTCAGAGAGGTTGTCAATCACTTCAAAAGTGCAACTCCAAGTCCGCTGGTAAGCAGAAAAGGCAGTGAGGCGAGAGCTGGCGAAGTACCGTGTGACGTCTGCACAGATGTGAAGCTGAAGGCCAAAAAGTCCTGCCTGGTTTGTATGGCGTCTTACTGTGAGATTCACCTGGAGCCtcacaacacagcagcagcccTGAGCAGACATAAGCTTGTTGAACCGATTAGAAACCTGGAGGACAGAATATGTAAGAAGCACGAGAAGGTCTTGGAGCTGTTCtgcaaggaggaggagaggtttATCTGTCAGATCTGCGCTCAAACCGACCACAGAAGGCACCAAGTTGTGACGGCAGAGGTTGCGTCACagcaaaaaatg GAGAATGCACAGAGACAGATGGAGACAAGCATTAAGGTGTTCACATCCGTGATGAATTCCATCCAAAAGACCCACAAAGACCTGATGAAGGAGATCAAGGTGAGACACGACGCTGAGCAGAAGAGGTTTGAGGAGCTCATCGCAGAGCTGAGGAAGGAGATCGATGAACTGGAGAAGAAAAATGTTGAGCTCCAGCAGCTCTCACATATTGAAGACCACATCAGTCTCCTGCAG GCTTTCAGTGAAGCCCACACACTCCCACCTACTCAGAACTGGCCAAGCATCCCAGTTAATGAGGTGGATTTTTTGGATTATATACGAACATCTTTGATTAGCGCTAAAGAGTTCATCAAAACGGAAATTAAACAGCAGGAAGTCACTG AGCTCAAGAAACTGCAGAAATATGCag TGGACGTCACCATCGATGCCGACACAGCAGGGCCCTGGCTGCTCGTCTCTGAAGATGGGAAACAAGTGAGGCAGTCGccaaagaagcacaaaattcCAACGAGCATGGCGAGATTCACAGAGGACACTTTTGCTGTTGCGACTCAGGCGTTTTCCACAGGCAGGCACTACTGGGAGGTCGGGGTGAAGGGGAAATCCAACTGGCTGCTGGGAGTCGCCTCCAGCTCCCTGAGGAGGAACGAACACATCGTTCCCTGCCCAGATAACGGCCTGTGGACTCTCAGTCACCAGGACGGAGGGAAGTATTGTGCATTAACAAAAAATCCCTTCCCTTTAATGTTGTCGCTCCCTCCTCAGAGGGTGGGAGTGTTTGTGGATTACGAAGAGAGGCAGGTGTCCTTCTTTAACGTGCTGGCCAAGACTCACATCTACACCTTCACAGGCTGCAAATTTACAGGCAGGATTTACCCCATATTTGATCCTTGTTTGGCCGCAGAAAAGAAGGAGGTGGCTCCTCTGGAAATCATGATTGTTGAGATCACAAAATGA